The Dehalococcoidia bacterium genome includes a window with the following:
- a CDS encoding amidohydrolase yields MSRNDFKVMDSDMHVIEPSDMFEKYLDQRFRPWAPQISRAPGKRGGVFLFQGERLPSCDVDNPHRMYGMSAKTDDATAKMRLQGYNGPSQLEAMNLEGIDIAVMYPTVCLYIPNGLNNVDGQLSSAVCRAYNDWLYDLCQTDPQRMKVAAMVPQHDPKEAVKEAIRAVKELGAVGIYMRPNFVNGVNFHSADYAELWATLEELNIPVGFHEGTGSIYQQDGSEFGHNRLMLHACSHPIGMMKAVISMICGGVFENFPKLRAAYLEANAGWVPFWLGRMDRDYELYKDWDAPFLTKLPSEYFKSNCYVGTEADEAELGYTVDAIGNKNIVFSSDYPHHDSEFPESVNEFLSHEDISKETKQRILWDNCTKLYAI; encoded by the coding sequence ATGTCTCGCAATGATTTCAAAGTAATGGATTCGGACATGCATGTTATCGAACCTTCGGATATGTTCGAAAAATACCTCGATCAACGCTTCCGGCCATGGGCGCCTCAAATTTCACGCGCGCCAGGGAAGCGAGGCGGCGTATTCCTTTTCCAGGGGGAGCGCTTACCAAGCTGTGATGTAGATAACCCTCACCGTATGTACGGGATGAGTGCAAAAACTGACGATGCTACAGCAAAAATGCGCTTACAGGGATACAATGGACCATCTCAGCTAGAAGCAATGAACCTTGAAGGAATAGACATTGCGGTAATGTACCCGACCGTCTGTCTATACATACCCAATGGATTAAACAATGTTGATGGCCAACTTTCGTCCGCGGTCTGCCGAGCGTATAACGACTGGTTATATGACCTTTGCCAAACAGACCCTCAGAGAATGAAGGTAGCGGCTATGGTGCCACAGCACGATCCAAAAGAGGCAGTAAAGGAAGCTATACGGGCCGTCAAAGAATTAGGGGCAGTAGGTATTTATATGCGCCCGAATTTTGTCAATGGTGTGAATTTTCATAGTGCCGATTACGCTGAGCTCTGGGCAACACTAGAAGAATTAAATATACCTGTTGGGTTCCATGAAGGTACAGGGTCAATTTACCAGCAAGACGGTTCTGAATTTGGGCACAACCGGCTTATGCTTCACGCCTGCTCTCATCCAATAGGCATGATGAAAGCAGTGATAAGTATGATATGTGGCGGGGTTTTCGAAAATTTCCCTAAGCTACGAGCTGCATACCTCGAAGCTAATGCCGGATGGGTACCCTTCTGGCTCGGAAGAATGGATCGTGACTACGAGTTATATAAAGATTGGGACGCACCTTTTCTCACGAAATTGCCCAGTGAATATTTTAAGTCGAACTGTTACGTAGGAACGGAAGCCGACGAGGCTGAGCTAGGTTATACCGTAGATGCAATTGGCAACAAAAATATTGTTTTTTCGTCCGATTATCCTCATCACGATTCTGAGTTCCCTGAATCCGTTAACGAATTTCTCAGTCATGAAGATATAAGCAAAGAAACCAAACAAAGAATTTTATGGGATAATTGTACGAAACTATATGCAATTTAG
- a CDS encoding DNA double-strand break repair nuclease NurA, giving the protein MSLDINKAALQLFNASSLLQKQYSDNTKALDTAVKAFNEENPNSLEKRRLQSKTTWLIPQIPTLINLSKSPDGLLSNHIVAAVDGSHIDIDRHSSIQCYLINIGSALIKYGAESSASLRNSPLFCAEQSALNIINPKGIGELPIKGALMGLTRTIMEIEALADIVDECPQNVPILALLDGSLILWGLEGFPEYIKSEFIEKRMFTAMERLRKASDQRVFAVASHISFPGSSEVVNAMRISSSICGWDTVNCDSNCRELAKGLRNCESLANIKDSDLFRRILGVNERSSVFSSTSKIVLDYYGENKIRFFYVNIGSEIVRLEIPEWTSSEGIEFAHSCIISQTAKGNGYPLALQEAHEQAVINGSDRTTFDHLLYENLSSLSLPTSTSQKSKSKRTRFI; this is encoded by the coding sequence ATGTCATTAGATATCAACAAAGCGGCATTACAACTTTTTAACGCATCTTCTCTTTTACAAAAACAGTACTCGGATAATACCAAGGCATTAGATACTGCAGTGAAAGCATTCAATGAGGAAAACCCAAATTCCCTTGAAAAGCGACGTCTTCAAAGTAAAACAACTTGGTTAATTCCTCAAATTCCTACACTCATTAATTTATCCAAATCTCCCGACGGTCTATTATCAAATCATATTGTTGCGGCAGTAGATGGCTCTCATATCGATATAGATCGACATTCGTCAATACAATGCTACCTAATCAATATAGGCAGTGCGTTAATAAAGTATGGTGCTGAATCATCAGCATCGCTGCGCAATTCCCCTTTATTTTGCGCAGAGCAATCAGCCTTAAACATCATCAATCCAAAAGGTATCGGAGAACTCCCAATTAAAGGAGCGCTAATGGGCCTAACCCGTACAATTATGGAGATAGAGGCTCTTGCAGATATTGTTGACGAGTGCCCACAAAATGTCCCTATTCTTGCACTACTAGATGGAAGCTTGATCCTATGGGGATTGGAAGGATTCCCAGAATATATCAAGTCTGAATTCATTGAAAAACGAATGTTTACTGCGATGGAGCGACTAAGAAAGGCTTCAGATCAGCGAGTGTTTGCAGTTGCGAGTCACATCAGCTTCCCTGGAAGCTCTGAAGTTGTAAACGCAATGCGGATCTCTTCAAGTATATGCGGATGGGACACAGTAAATTGTGATTCCAATTGCAGAGAACTGGCCAAAGGGCTTCGTAATTGCGAATCCCTAGCCAACATAAAAGATTCGGACCTCTTCAGGAGGATCTTGGGAGTCAATGAAAGATCATCTGTATTCTCAAGCACTTCGAAAATAGTCCTAGATTATTATGGCGAGAACAAAATACGTTTTTTCTATGTGAACATTGGCAGCGAAATTGTAAGATTAGAGATACCTGAATGGACAAGTAGCGAGGGGATTGAATTCGCCCATTCATGCATCATTTCTCAAACAGCCAAAGGAAACGGTTATCCATTGGCATTGCAAGAAGCCCATGAACAGGCGGTAATTAACGGCTCTGACAGAACGACTTTTGATCATTTACTGTATGAAAACTTATCTTCCTTATCTTTACCAACATCCACCTCACAAAAATCGAAAAGTAAACGTACCCGGTTTATTTAG
- the selB gene encoding selenocysteine-specific translation elongation factor, with the protein MYVIGTAGHVDHGKSTLIEALTGIDPDRLDEEKRRGMTIDLGFAWMELPSGREVSIVDVPGHEKFIRNMLAGVGNIDLALLIVAADESVMPQTREHIGILNLLGISKAIIVITKSDTVDQDLLSIVELEITETLTDTPLSKSPIRIVSSTKKWGLNELKNTIDDLLSESENHTDKNQPRLPIDRVFSISGFGTVVTGTLIDGQFAIGQSIEVQPQAINGRIRGIQSHQKKVELIGPGNRVALNLGGINANEITRGSVVMLPGWARSTSAIDTNLKLLNDAPHSIRHNFPVSFHSNTSETQAKIRLLDTNEISPGSTAWAQITLNEKLHLLEGDRFIIRSADTTIGGGTVIKIDAKRHRRNSPAVITALKNIESDQPISNIYRELESFEPVFLNDLSKKLNISASEIRGIVLNSYSSVEPLICIDAQDNSNSLIYKSSNWSKLELQGEKELEDFHRANPLKSGMSKEEMKGKLNLSNPISSIVLANLTQVGIYQNEAGLLVSSSHKISLTESQIIEIENYFNALQKDPFMLEPPSIELSLQALLISEGRLIRSTQGICFTQDNYENLKTKISNYIKDHGSITVAEARDLFSTSRKYALAILECLDEQKITRRNGDARILL; encoded by the coding sequence ATGTATGTAATAGGAACTGCTGGCCATGTAGACCATGGCAAGTCAACACTTATAGAAGCTTTAACAGGAATCGACCCTGACAGGCTTGATGAAGAAAAACGCCGCGGTATGACCATAGACCTAGGCTTCGCATGGATGGAACTTCCGAGTGGTCGCGAAGTCAGTATCGTGGATGTCCCAGGGCATGAAAAATTTATTCGGAACATGCTCGCAGGTGTAGGGAATATTGATCTTGCATTATTGATCGTTGCTGCGGACGAGTCCGTAATGCCTCAGACAAGAGAGCATATTGGAATACTGAACCTTTTGGGGATTTCAAAAGCGATTATAGTCATAACTAAGTCCGACACTGTAGACCAAGATTTACTATCGATAGTTGAATTAGAAATCACAGAAACCTTAACCGATACCCCGCTTTCAAAATCTCCTATACGAATTGTCTCTTCAACCAAAAAATGGGGTCTCAATGAACTAAAAAACACTATCGACGATCTTTTATCGGAATCTGAAAACCATACGGACAAAAACCAACCCAGGCTTCCCATAGATCGAGTATTTTCCATTTCTGGATTTGGCACAGTAGTTACCGGAACGCTAATAGATGGCCAATTCGCAATTGGGCAGTCAATTGAGGTGCAACCTCAGGCCATTAACGGCCGAATTAGAGGAATACAGTCCCATCAAAAAAAAGTTGAACTCATTGGTCCTGGAAACAGAGTAGCTTTAAATCTTGGGGGAATAAACGCAAATGAAATAACTCGAGGAAGCGTGGTCATGCTGCCCGGCTGGGCAAGGTCAACCTCAGCAATAGACACAAATCTAAAATTACTCAATGATGCACCACACAGTATTCGCCATAATTTCCCTGTGTCTTTTCACTCAAACACATCCGAAACTCAAGCAAAAATTCGCTTATTAGATACTAATGAAATATCACCGGGATCAACCGCTTGGGCGCAAATTACCTTAAATGAAAAGCTGCACTTGCTTGAAGGCGATCGATTCATTATCCGTTCTGCTGATACAACTATTGGAGGAGGAACGGTGATAAAAATCGATGCAAAGCGACATCGTCGAAATAGTCCAGCGGTCATTACCGCCCTCAAAAATATTGAATCCGATCAGCCCATTTCAAATATTTACCGCGAATTAGAATCTTTTGAACCTGTATTCTTAAACGACTTGTCAAAAAAATTAAACATATCAGCATCTGAAATTCGCGGAATAGTACTTAATTCCTACTCCTCTGTGGAACCTCTTATATGCATCGACGCCCAAGATAATTCTAATTCGCTAATCTACAAATCTAGCAATTGGTCTAAGCTGGAATTACAAGGAGAAAAAGAACTTGAAGATTTCCATCGTGCAAACCCGCTCAAAAGCGGGATGTCCAAAGAGGAAATGAAAGGCAAGCTAAACCTCAGCAACCCAATTTCTTCCATAGTCCTAGCTAACTTAACTCAAGTTGGGATCTACCAGAATGAAGCGGGATTACTCGTATCATCAAGTCACAAAATATCGCTTACTGAAAGTCAAATCATCGAAATAGAAAATTATTTTAATGCCCTTCAAAAGGATCCGTTTATGCTAGAGCCTCCAAGTATTGAACTGTCTTTACAAGCATTGCTAATTTCGGAAGGAAGATTAATTCGCTCGACTCAGGGCATATGCTTTACCCAAGATAATTACGAAAATCTAAAAACTAAAATTTCTAATTACATCAAAGATCACGGGAGTATCACGGTAGCAGAAGCCCGTGATTTATTCTCGACATCCAGAAAATACGCGCTAGCAATCTTGGAGTGTCTAGATGAGCAAAAAATCACAAGACGTAATGGGGATGCACGAATATTGCTATAA
- a CDS encoding aconitate hydratase translates to MAVPLVDSTAEFVNSAYEKIEKRLEIVRGRLGRPLTFTEKVLLGHLDDPAEAELLPGESYLNLRPDRVGLQDVTGQMAILQFMQAGKETTAVPSTVHCDHLITAFEGAQSDTDLAKSESKEVFEFLRSSAAKYGLGFWGPGSGIIHQVILENYAFPGLMIIGTDSHTPNAGGIGAFASGVGGADAVDVMAGFPWEVLYPKLIGVKLTGSLSGWSAPKDVILKLAGILTVSGGTNAVVEYFGPGTSSISTTGKATICNMGAELGATTSIFPYDNRGSIYLQATERPELAEIADKFQHLLVADAEVEENPEKFFDRVIEIDLSTLEPHVVGPHTPDLARPISELGQAIISENYPEKISSTLIGSCTNSSYEDVSRAAEVAKQAAAHGLKAAVDLLVTPGSEAVHATIQRDGQMSTLEDSGATVMANACGPCIGQWKRTSINKGDVNAIVTSFNRNFPARNDANPSTMNFIASPEMVMAFALAGRLSFNPLVDSLIGSDGKEFKLTPPGPAPEVPENGFAGRGFGYEAPAETGSKIEVNVDPNSTRLQVLSPFTRWDGNDFENLQVLVKAQGKCTTDHISPAGPWLRFRGHLDRLSDNAFLGAVNAFTGEAGEGLNQITGERAAFPKVARYYKEQGLSWVAIGDYNYGEGSSREHAAMSPRLLGCKAVIVRSFARIHETNLKKQGIVPLSFSEPDDYDKILEADTISVQGLDELSPGKPVRAVIHHFEGGEEEIELRHTMSEEQIEWFRAGAALNILGK, encoded by the coding sequence ATGGCAGTTCCTTTGGTGGATTCTACAGCTGAATTTGTTAATTCGGCATACGAGAAAATTGAAAAACGATTAGAAATAGTGCGAGGGCGCTTAGGCAGGCCCTTAACTTTTACAGAGAAAGTCTTATTGGGTCATTTGGACGACCCTGCTGAGGCAGAGTTATTACCAGGGGAAAGCTATTTAAATTTACGGCCAGATCGCGTAGGACTCCAAGATGTCACCGGCCAGATGGCTATCCTGCAATTTATGCAGGCCGGGAAGGAAACCACTGCAGTACCCTCTACAGTCCATTGCGATCATTTGATAACAGCTTTTGAAGGAGCGCAGTCAGATACAGATTTGGCGAAATCAGAGAGTAAGGAAGTTTTTGAATTTCTTCGTTCTTCGGCAGCGAAATACGGACTTGGCTTTTGGGGCCCAGGCTCAGGGATAATCCATCAGGTTATTTTAGAAAATTATGCTTTCCCTGGATTAATGATAATTGGTACAGACTCCCATACTCCTAATGCTGGAGGAATCGGCGCTTTTGCCTCTGGTGTAGGTGGCGCTGATGCTGTTGATGTCATGGCTGGTTTTCCGTGGGAAGTGCTGTATCCAAAATTAATAGGGGTAAAACTCACCGGGTCTCTCAGCGGCTGGTCCGCGCCCAAAGACGTCATATTGAAGCTAGCGGGCATATTAACTGTCTCAGGAGGTACAAATGCAGTGGTGGAGTACTTCGGCCCGGGTACTAGTTCGATAAGTACTACTGGTAAGGCAACCATTTGTAACATGGGTGCAGAGTTAGGTGCCACAACTTCTATATTCCCTTATGACAATAGAGGGAGTATATATTTGCAAGCGACTGAAAGACCTGAGCTAGCTGAAATTGCGGACAAATTCCAACACTTGCTTGTAGCAGATGCTGAAGTGGAAGAGAACCCTGAAAAATTCTTTGATAGGGTTATTGAAATTGATTTGAGTACGTTAGAGCCTCATGTGGTAGGCCCTCATACACCTGATTTGGCAAGGCCTATCTCTGAATTAGGCCAAGCCATAATCTCAGAGAATTACCCTGAGAAAATTTCCTCGACTCTTATTGGTTCCTGCACAAATTCTTCGTATGAGGATGTATCGAGAGCGGCTGAAGTAGCAAAGCAAGCAGCAGCTCATGGTCTAAAGGCTGCAGTTGATCTACTGGTAACCCCTGGTTCAGAGGCCGTTCATGCAACGATTCAAAGGGATGGGCAGATGTCTACTCTTGAAGATTCAGGCGCTACGGTGATGGCCAATGCTTGTGGTCCATGTATTGGTCAGTGGAAAAGAACTTCAATTAATAAAGGTGATGTGAACGCGATTGTCACTTCATTTAATCGAAACTTTCCTGCAAGAAATGATGCAAATCCATCCACAATGAATTTTATTGCAAGCCCTGAGATGGTAATGGCATTTGCATTAGCAGGCAGACTGTCATTCAATCCACTTGTGGATAGCTTGATAGGCTCGGATGGCAAGGAATTTAAATTAACGCCTCCTGGCCCTGCTCCTGAAGTACCTGAGAATGGATTTGCTGGCAGAGGATTTGGGTATGAGGCTCCTGCCGAAACTGGCAGCAAGATTGAAGTTAATGTTGATCCTAATTCAACTCGGCTACAAGTACTTTCGCCATTTACCCGCTGGGATGGTAATGATTTTGAAAATCTCCAAGTATTAGTCAAGGCTCAAGGTAAATGTACGACAGATCATATTTCTCCTGCGGGTCCTTGGTTGCGATTTAGAGGGCATTTAGATCGCCTGAGCGACAACGCTTTTTTGGGTGCTGTTAATGCCTTTACTGGAGAAGCAGGGGAAGGATTAAATCAAATAACAGGCGAAAGGGCTGCATTCCCTAAAGTGGCACGTTACTACAAGGAGCAAGGGTTAAGCTGGGTAGCTATCGGAGATTATAATTACGGAGAAGGCAGCTCCCGAGAACATGCTGCGATGTCGCCACGTTTGCTTGGCTGTAAAGCAGTGATTGTAAGAAGCTTTGCAAGAATTCACGAAACTAATCTAAAGAAGCAAGGGATCGTACCGCTTAGTTTCAGTGAACCTGATGATTATGACAAAATCCTTGAAGCCGACACTATAAGTGTTCAGGGTTTAGACGAGCTAAGCCCAGGAAAACCTGTTAGGGCGGTGATCCATCATTTTGAAGGCGGGGAAGAGGAAATTGAATTAAGGCATACGATGAGTGAAGAGCAAATCGAATGGTTTAGAGCCGGAGCAGCTCTCAACATACTAGGAAAATAA
- a CDS encoding MFS transporter: MVPEVHPEFSNNPSRLGALAFRDFRFYWVHGLLQGIARNMRELLTFYLVFEISGSALQLGITGVFQGVPILIFGLLGGAMADSFDRKRLLIYTQLANVLFLGIIAILVFSDTIMVWHLWVLASLASAVNALGRPAQRAYLPRMVPRAHVMNAITWFGALSQGTLFVGPMLAAILIASVGVGWAFTSNAIILLCGAFATLAIRASGAQEGTPPRVSLKSIWEGVQFLRTKEVLFGSYLLDFGVMSFGFFRPLMPVLAVDVYQVGEIGLGLLTAAPAVGSIMASGILLVVGDIRRKGAAVVLSYVGYAVGLIALGFSPWFWMALLVLVILGLMDVVSFTVRQALIQLVAPDKYRGRAGSFSTILAGVGNSTGSAEMGALAGVIGAPFALVINGIIGLAITGSAAAKWPGLWLYDEDKESHGMD, encoded by the coding sequence ATGGTTCCAGAGGTGCATCCGGAATTTTCAAATAACCCGTCGCGTTTAGGTGCTTTAGCCTTTCGAGATTTTCGTTTTTATTGGGTTCATGGCTTACTTCAGGGGATCGCGCGAAATATGCGCGAGTTGCTGACGTTTTACCTTGTTTTTGAAATCTCAGGCTCAGCTTTACAGTTGGGAATTACTGGTGTTTTTCAAGGAGTGCCGATATTAATTTTTGGCCTTCTTGGTGGCGCAATGGCGGATTCTTTTGACCGTAAACGTTTATTAATTTACACGCAATTGGCGAATGTATTGTTTCTTGGAATTATCGCTATATTGGTTTTTTCGGACACCATAATGGTTTGGCATCTTTGGGTGCTTGCAAGCCTTGCATCTGCTGTGAATGCATTGGGCCGCCCTGCTCAGAGAGCATACCTACCAAGGATGGTTCCTCGAGCCCACGTAATGAATGCAATTACTTGGTTTGGAGCGTTGAGCCAGGGGACTCTTTTTGTAGGGCCGATGTTGGCTGCAATTCTAATCGCTTCAGTTGGCGTAGGATGGGCATTTACCAGCAATGCAATAATTTTGCTCTGCGGGGCATTTGCTACGCTTGCAATCAGAGCGTCGGGTGCTCAAGAAGGGACTCCGCCTAGGGTTTCACTTAAATCTATATGGGAAGGTGTTCAATTCCTTCGTACCAAAGAAGTTCTTTTTGGTTCGTATTTACTAGATTTTGGCGTAATGTCATTTGGTTTTTTCCGACCTTTAATGCCAGTACTTGCAGTCGATGTATATCAAGTCGGTGAAATTGGATTGGGACTGTTAACTGCAGCCCCTGCTGTCGGGTCAATAATGGCTTCTGGCATATTACTTGTGGTTGGCGATATTCGGAGGAAAGGAGCTGCAGTAGTACTTAGCTATGTAGGTTATGCCGTTGGTTTGATCGCTTTAGGATTTTCACCATGGTTTTGGATGGCCCTGTTAGTTTTGGTAATTTTAGGTCTGATGGATGTAGTTAGCTTTACTGTAAGGCAAGCCCTCATACAATTAGTCGCACCTGATAAATATAGAGGCAGGGCCGGTAGTTTTTCCACAATACTTGCTGGTGTTGGTAATTCTACGGGATCTGCCGAGATGGGGGCCTTAGCAGGCGTAATCGGCGCTCCTTTTGCTCTTGTTATTAATGGCATTATCGGGCTTGCAATCACGGGCTCTGCTGCAGCAAAATGGCCCGGGTTATGGTTATACGATGAGGATAAGGAAAGCCATGGTATGGACTAA
- the gpmA gene encoding 2,3-diphosphoglycerate-dependent phosphoglycerate mutase — translation MPQLVLLRHGESEWNLTNRFSGWTDVDLTENGRKEARESAKLLIAEGFTFDIAYTSVLKRAIRTLWIVQDEMDLMWIPVIRNWRLNERHYGALQGLNKAETAAEHGEEQVLIWRRSYDTPPPELKSTDEQHPSKDIKYSSIKSSDLPLTESLKDTVARFVPYWEKTIAPVIKSGQKVLIVAHGNSLRALVKYLDNVSESNIIDLNIPTGVPLVYELDENLQTKGSRFLGDQAAIEQAMAQVASQGKAAK, via the coding sequence ATGCCTCAATTAGTACTTTTACGGCACGGGGAAAGCGAGTGGAACCTCACAAACAGATTTTCAGGTTGGACAGATGTCGATCTTACAGAGAATGGGCGCAAAGAAGCACGTGAATCCGCCAAACTTCTAATTGCAGAAGGATTTACATTTGATATTGCATATACGTCAGTGCTCAAAAGAGCGATCCGTACACTTTGGATTGTGCAGGATGAGATGGATTTAATGTGGATACCTGTAATCCGTAATTGGCGCCTTAACGAACGACACTATGGTGCACTGCAAGGGCTCAATAAAGCTGAAACTGCGGCAGAACATGGCGAGGAGCAAGTACTCATATGGCGAAGAAGTTACGATACCCCACCACCAGAATTAAAAAGCACTGATGAACAACACCCCAGCAAAGACATTAAGTATTCATCGATTAAATCATCCGATCTTCCTCTCACTGAATCATTGAAAGATACGGTTGCTAGATTTGTACCTTATTGGGAAAAAACTATCGCGCCAGTTATAAAATCAGGCCAAAAAGTATTGATTGTTGCTCATGGGAACAGCCTAAGGGCTTTGGTTAAATATTTAGATAATGTCTCTGAGTCCAATATAATAGACCTCAACATTCCCACGGGCGTACCTCTAGTATATGAATTAGATGAGAATTTACAGACAAAAGGAAGTAGGTTCTTAGGAGATCAAGCCGCTATTGAACAAGCTATGGCGCAGGTTGCGTCCCAAGGGAAAGCCGCAAAATAG
- the hemW gene encoding radical SAM family heme chaperone HemW produces the protein MNKSIALYVHIPFCETKCPYCDFNTYSGIESLMPQYINALNQEIAKWADWLGSPKLSSVFWGGGTPSYLPTPDVKLLMRTINESFEIDPSIEQTVEANPGDCSRERLQTMRKSGFNRISIGVQSFNDNELQLLGRRHSSQQAIDAVKNAREAGFDNISLDLMFGLPNQYFSSWAQSVETAIALDTEHISAYALTLEKGTPLENDVKIGKIPEPDADLAAEMYSSAQSLLASNQMHQYEISNWSKPNKESSHNLAYWKSNPYLGVGPGAHSYLYGTEETGEFGLRFANLNPPRTYIQRIQGWTIDNRVSYDSIRVAGAIDSCEKLDASTAMVETMMMGLRLNQGVSDIEFKERFGISITSAFSDATSECLELGLLQWNNTYLRLTEYGRILGNEAFMRFVAETPNVASTNI, from the coding sequence ATGAATAAGAGCATCGCACTATACGTCCATATCCCTTTCTGTGAAACAAAATGTCCTTATTGTGACTTCAATACATACTCAGGTATTGAATCACTCATGCCTCAGTACATCAACGCTCTTAACCAAGAAATCGCAAAATGGGCTGATTGGCTTGGGAGTCCTAAGTTATCAAGTGTTTTCTGGGGAGGCGGAACACCTTCCTATTTACCGACACCTGACGTCAAATTGTTAATGCGTACAATTAATGAGTCTTTTGAAATAGATCCTTCCATTGAACAAACTGTTGAAGCTAACCCAGGCGACTGTAGTAGGGAAAGGCTACAAACGATGCGAAAATCTGGATTTAATCGGATTTCCATAGGTGTTCAATCATTCAATGACAATGAACTTCAACTCTTGGGACGTAGACACAGTTCTCAACAAGCAATCGACGCAGTAAAGAACGCGCGCGAAGCAGGGTTTGACAATATTAGCTTAGATTTAATGTTTGGATTACCTAATCAATATTTTTCAAGCTGGGCTCAGTCTGTTGAAACTGCAATAGCTTTAGACACTGAGCATATCTCTGCATATGCTCTCACCTTAGAAAAAGGTACTCCTCTTGAAAATGATGTGAAAATTGGCAAAATTCCAGAACCGGATGCAGACTTAGCTGCAGAAATGTATTCAAGTGCTCAGTCTTTGTTAGCCTCAAACCAAATGCACCAATATGAAATATCCAATTGGAGTAAACCAAATAAAGAAAGTTCCCATAACCTTGCATACTGGAAAAGTAACCCGTATTTGGGAGTAGGACCTGGTGCGCATAGCTATCTTTACGGAACAGAAGAAACAGGGGAATTTGGGCTACGATTTGCCAATTTAAATCCCCCGCGTACCTATATACAACGAATCCAAGGATGGACAATAGATAATAGAGTTAGCTACGATTCCATTCGTGTAGCAGGCGCAATTGATTCTTGCGAAAAACTTGACGCATCAACAGCAATGGTCGAAACAATGATGATGGGGCTTAGGCTTAATCAGGGAGTTAGCGACATAGAATTTAAGGAGCGATTTGGTATCAGCATTACAAGTGCCTTCTCAGATGCCACATCGGAGTGCTTAGAACTTGGGCTACTACAATGGAATAATACCTATCTACGGTTGACGGAGTATGGCCGCATTTTGGGGAATGAAGCATTTATGCGGTTTGTAGCAGAGACGCCAAATGTGGCATCTACGAATATTTAA
- the ychF gene encoding redox-regulated ATPase YchF: MAIGIFGLPQSGKTTIFNAVTKGHAETASFKSSGARPNVGVAKVPDFRLEDLASISNPKKIIYAEVEYIDIPTSPDGLGKTKGIGGEYLNVLQRCEALLLVSRAFENPSVPNFEDSIDPYRDASTLQLELMFSDLAILERRQERISNQLKSAKQADKDLLNKEQLLITNIKEGLENEIPVRDQELPEEAAPLLENFQLLSSKPLIIVFNIDENDIHQTHEIENSMINTFASSTIGVAALCGDLEMQLGQMNPEDEQDFRDTLDAGEPGLDRMVKISYELLGLISFLTTGEDETRAWTIRNGMTAVEAAGKIHSDIQRGFIRAEVIAYTDLSRVRSIAEARKQAVLRSEGKTYVMQDGDVVNFLNNV; encoded by the coding sequence TTGGCTATAGGTATATTCGGTCTCCCACAATCAGGGAAAACTACTATTTTTAATGCCGTTACTAAGGGACATGCCGAAACAGCTTCCTTTAAGTCAAGTGGGGCCCGACCTAACGTCGGTGTGGCAAAAGTTCCAGACTTTCGACTCGAAGATTTAGCAAGTATTTCAAATCCCAAGAAAATAATATATGCAGAAGTTGAATATATTGATATCCCGACATCTCCAGATGGGCTAGGAAAAACAAAAGGCATTGGGGGAGAGTATCTGAATGTCCTACAGCGCTGTGAAGCCTTACTCCTAGTAAGTCGTGCGTTTGAAAACCCTTCTGTTCCCAATTTTGAGGATTCTATCGATCCCTATCGTGACGCATCTACCCTTCAATTAGAGTTGATGTTTTCAGATTTAGCAATTTTAGAACGCCGACAAGAGAGGATATCGAATCAATTAAAATCTGCGAAACAAGCGGATAAGGACTTACTTAACAAAGAACAACTGCTCATCACAAATATCAAAGAAGGGTTAGAAAATGAGATCCCTGTTCGGGACCAAGAATTACCAGAAGAGGCTGCCCCTTTATTAGAGAATTTTCAATTGCTTAGTTCTAAACCACTTATAATTGTTTTCAATATTGACGAAAATGACATACACCAAACACACGAAATCGAAAATTCAATGATCAATACTTTCGCAAGCTCTACTATCGGAGTAGCGGCGTTATGCGGGGACTTAGAAATGCAGCTTGGGCAAATGAACCCCGAGGATGAGCAAGATTTTCGAGACACACTTGATGCAGGAGAACCTGGCCTGGATAGGATGGTTAAAATTTCCTATGAATTACTAGGTCTTATTTCATTCTTAACCACTGGAGAAGATGAAACTCGAGCATGGACTATACGTAATGGAATGACAGCAGTCGAAGCCGCAGGCAAAATCCATTCTGACATTCAACGTGGTTTTATCCGTGCTGAAGTAATTGCATACACAGACTTGTCGCGAGTAAGAAGCATAGCAGAAGCGAGAAAACAAGCAGTCTTACGTTCCGAAGGGAAAACCTACGTTATGCAAGATGGCGACGTGGTAAATTTCCTTAATAATGTTTAG